In a genomic window of Nostoc sp. UHCC 0870:
- a CDS encoding type II toxin-antitoxin system HicB family antitoxin: MTREFNVVIERDSDGYFVASVPTLAGCHTQAKSLDELMERIKEAIELCLEVEQEHTQALEFIGASW; the protein is encoded by the coding sequence ATGACAAGAGAATTTAACGTGGTCATAGAACGGGACTCTGATGGTTACTTTGTTGCTTCCGTACCTACTCTAGCTGGATGTCACACCCAAGCTAAATCTTTAGACGAACTGATGGAGCGTATTAAAGAAGCTATTGAACTTTGCTTAGAAGTTGAACAAGAACACACTCAAGCACTAGAGTTTATTGGTGCATCCTGGTGA